A region from the Corylus avellana chromosome ca7, CavTom2PMs-1.0 genome encodes:
- the LOC132188801 gene encoding large ribosomal subunit protein uL16c-like isoform X1: MSRPTASSATLNRPQPLLTPITHGPKPYWSNSPYKTCPSSFSFLYLSHSPLLWCPRSNTIDKKNGQSTNLLQFLQANKMDKSGLKMAFGWLKQRRGRMKGISEAGEGVCFGRYALQALEPAWLTAKQIEAGRRAITRNVHRGGGKVWARTFAHKTVTGKPAETRMGRGKGGVKYSVAVVQPGKILYEMGGVAENIARKAVLVAASKMPIRTRFIVDSLTPSRGSGSKH; encoded by the exons ATGTCTCGGCCCACAGCTTCATCTGCAACTCTCAACCGACCCCAACCTCTACTCACCCCAATAACCCATGGGCCCAAACCCTATTGGTCAAACTCTCCATATAAAACCTGCCcatcatctttctctttcttatacCTATCTCATTCTCCATTGCTATGGTGTCCTAGATCAAATACTATTGACAAGAAGAACGGCCAATCCACCAATCTACTCCAGTTCTTACAAG CAAACAAGATGGACAAATCTGGGCTCAAAATGGCTTTTGGATGGCTAAAACAACGTAGAGGAAGAATGAAGGGAATATCTGAGGCAGGCGAGGGTGTTTGCTTCGGCCGATATGCTCTGCAGGCACTTGAACCAGCATGGTTAACAGCGAAACAGATAGAAGCAGGACGGCGAGCAATCACGCGGAACGTGCACCGCGGCGGCGGAAAAGTATGGGCGCGTACATTTGCCCACAAGACGGTTACAGGAAAACCCGCCGAGACGCGTATGGGGAGAGGGAAAGGAGGTGTCAAATATAGCGTTGCTGTAGTTCAACCGGGCAAAATCCTTTACGAAATGGGCGGAGTCGCCGAAAATATTGCCAGAAAGGCCGTTTTAGTTGCGGCATCCAAGATGCCCATACGGACTCGATTCATTGTTGACTCCC TGACACCCTCAAGAGGCAGTGGCTCGAAGCATTAA
- the LOC132188801 gene encoding large ribosomal subunit protein uL16c-like isoform X2 produces the protein MDKSGLKMAFGWLKQRRGRMKGISEAGEGVCFGRYALQALEPAWLTAKQIEAGRRAITRNVHRGGGKVWARTFAHKTVTGKPAETRMGRGKGGVKYSVAVVQPGKILYEMGGVAENIARKAVLVAASKMPIRTRFIVDSLTPSRGSGSKH, from the exons ATGGACAAATCTGGGCTCAAAATGGCTTTTGGATGGCTAAAACAACGTAGAGGAAGAATGAAGGGAATATCTGAGGCAGGCGAGGGTGTTTGCTTCGGCCGATATGCTCTGCAGGCACTTGAACCAGCATGGTTAACAGCGAAACAGATAGAAGCAGGACGGCGAGCAATCACGCGGAACGTGCACCGCGGCGGCGGAAAAGTATGGGCGCGTACATTTGCCCACAAGACGGTTACAGGAAAACCCGCCGAGACGCGTATGGGGAGAGGGAAAGGAGGTGTCAAATATAGCGTTGCTGTAGTTCAACCGGGCAAAATCCTTTACGAAATGGGCGGAGTCGCCGAAAATATTGCCAGAAAGGCCGTTTTAGTTGCGGCATCCAAGATGCCCATACGGACTCGATTCATTGTTGACTCCC TGACACCCTCAAGAGGCAGTGGCTCGAAGCATTAA
- the LOC132187749 gene encoding aquaporin NIP6-1 produces MENEEVPSAPSTPATPGTPGAPLFGGLKAERSGNGRRSLLKNCKCFSVEEWALEEGTLPKVSCSLPPPPIPLAKKVGAEFIGTLILIFAGTATAIVNQKTQGSESLIGCAASSGLAVMVVILSTGHISGAHLNPALTIAFAALKHFPWKHVPMYIGAQVVASLCAAFALKGIFHPIMGGGVTVPSGSYGQAFALEFIISFNLMFVVTAVATDTRAVGELAGIAVGATVMLNILIAGPTTGASMNPVRTLGPAVAANNYKAIWVYLTAPILGALCGAGIYSAVKLPEEDGGIHEKPSTTRSFRR; encoded by the exons ATGGAAAATGAGGAAGTTCCATCAGCACCTTCAACTCCTGCAACACCAGGGACTCCAGGAGCTCCACTCTTTGGTGGGTTAAAGGCAGAGAGAAGTGGGAATGGCAGGAGATCCCTTCTCAAGAACTGCAAGTGCTTCAGTGTTGAAGAATGGGCCTTGGAAGAAGGCACCTTGCCCAAAGTCTCTTGCTCTTTGCCACCTCCTCCTATTCCACTTGCAAAAAAG GTTGGAGCTGAGTTCATAGGCACTCTCATACTGATCTTTGCTGGGACAGCCACAGCCATTGTGAACCAAAAGACACAAGGCTCAGAAAGCCTCATTGGCTGTGCTGCTTCATCTGGCCTTGCTGTTATGGTTGTCATTCTCTCCACTGGACATATCTCAGGAGCCCATCTCAACCCAGCTCTCACCATTGCCTTTGCTGCCCTAAAGCACTTCCCATGGAAACAT GTGCCTATGTATATTGGAGCACAGGTTGTGGCATCTTTGTGTGCTGCATTTGCACTAAAGGGGATTTTCCACCCAATAATGGGAGGGGGAGTCACTGTTCCTTCAGGGTCTTATGGCCAAGCTTTTGCTTTGGAGTTCATCATTAGTTTCAACCTCATGTTTGTTGTCACAGCCGTGGCCACTGACACAAGAGCT GTGGGAGAGTTGGCGGGAATCGCGGTAGGAGCAACTGTCATGCTCAACATACTCATAGCCGG GCCAACAACAGGAGCTTCAATGAATCCAGTGAGAACACTAGGGCCAGCCGTTGCTGCAAACAACTATAAAGCAATATGGGTGTACCTCACTGCTCCCATCCTCGGGGCACTGTGTGGGGCAGGAATCTACTCTGCTGTCAAGCTGCCAGAAGAAGATGGTGGCATCCATGAAAAGCCTTCAACAACAAGGAGCTTCAGAAGGTGA